aATTGTGTCCCTTGGACTTTTTTAAATGTGATTTAGATGACGAAAGTTGTTTCAGCAAGTTGCAAGAGAGAAGGTATTGCTGTGTTGTCACCTAGGCAgagagggctgtgcccagctcagagctccgGAGTCGCACTGAGGATCAGACAAaccagcagagcccaagggaAAGGTTCATGCCTCTGCTGGTGGAACAGTGCAGACTCTATTTGGAGCCAGCTTACCCGTGCAGGACCTGCTAGCTCTGACATTttctgggcaggagctgccctctTGTGGTAGATTTCAGAAGTTAGTGTTTGAAAATAGGAGACGACAAAGATTCAGCGCTGAAAACTTGCTTGTGAAGAGAGCAGCAATGTAAAGACTAAAAGTAGGCAAAGGCTGTTGCACTTCTGGTTGTTAAGCCGGTGCATGGAACCAGGAATCTCTAATTTCTCTCTATGAGGGTGTTTTCTctcagagaagcagagctgctgattaCTACCTGCTTGTGGAGGCGTCCTGGGAAAGCTGTGAGGGTTGTACAGATTTACCCATCCTGCCACTGTGAAGGTGTTGAGTGGCATACTGGCCCTGACTGCCTACTTCTTGGCAGATGCTGCATATCTGAACTGCTCATcgttgcaggcagtgctggggagcaTCTGATCTCTGCTACCACCAGCAAATACCAAACTCCAGCTCCCTAAAAATGACAGCTTTATTATGGATCACAGTGTCATTTCTGAGTCCAATGCTTTGAGTCTGTGTCTCGCCCCTTGGGCTTCTGCAGTGCTACAAACAGTGTGGGATGCTGTGAGCAGTGCCCAGACTGCACACACCCTGAGCAGTTTGATTCCAGCGCCTTtcactcttcccttctctttcctttccctgcaTAGGAGAGCCTGTTCAAATCGCCATGAGCCTGGACATCGCCAGTATTTCCAGTGTATCTGAGAGCGACATGGTGAGTGATGAAAGAGCAGGATATGCCTGAAACTTGTGCATTCCTGTGGGTTCAGCACAGAAACAAACTCTCACGTtcaagctgctttgcttttctgagcCTGTTGACCACCTTTTGAGCTGTGAGGAGAACAGGGCTTGCTTGTGACTGCAGACTATGGAGATGCCATAGTAATGTGACCTTGTAAGTAAACAGATGACTCCAAAGGTCCTACTGGTCAAAAACTCAGCACCTCCTGGAAATCAGGCCCCTTGGAAATGGAAGCAATCAATCCTGTGTGATACTTCTGTATCATAAATTAACAATGGTTATGAATTATCACTGTTAATTgctgtatgaatattaattttattattaatattcaaaattCGGGAacattccctgagattctttggattttcagttgacaggaagcaattgcacaatattaaacactttaaaaaatgagagcttggaaaataggaacgcAAGAACAGGAGGAATTCTAACTACGCCTATGGAGTCtcagcattcactccagcatatgtaGTCATGACGCTGTTGGTCCCTGAGTATGTCTCCTATATCAAAGACGCTTTCAAAGTTGCTGTAATGATCCCAGGGGAAAATACaagtatttcaggcagagggaagaagatgcTGCTAAGCTATCCAGTGTGAGCTGCATAAAGGTGGTCACCTTTAATGAGCCGCGaacgaggagaggcaggaaggctccgtgctgagtgcagaaaggcacagtTTCTAAATCAGCTCCCTTTATATACTtgattttgaaaatcaaactggccaataggcgcTAGCACCATTGTTCAGGCCAATGAAGTCAAAGCTTCGTGCCTCCTTTCACCAGCAGGcacggtgagggcagcacaaggcacctgacacgtggtgctaagctccccagccctcaaggctttgctcatctgactcactcCCGGACCCCAGCTTGACAGGGGGAGGAGAGTCAGGGttaaagctgcctggcaggatgTATGCCCTATCGGGACAACTACTTCTCCCTTATCTTTCCTCAGTGCACGGTAGGGGTGCCTGTGGTGGATGTGCCAGTGCTCACTGCAGACACAGACAgggtttctgtattttttctaaAGCAGGAGaaatgaggctttgagctgtGACAGTTGGAGGCTCAAAGAACTGGTCaccacaagggaaaaaaaagcaaccaaccaaccaaaacaaaaccaaaccatccTCACAAAACCAGATAACATTTTCCCATCATTGATGAGTCTGGTTCCTCCCACTTCTGATAACAACTGGATTTCAAACAGCCATTACTGAAAATTCCTGCTTCAGGTTGACCAATGCTGCAGACAACTTGGGTAAATTTAGCAAATAACTTTAGTCCAAGCAGCAGGCATACAGGCAACAGAAAGCATCAGAAGTTCAGTCAGGAACAATCTCAACACTTGATTTCATTTTCAAGAAACCACTGTTTTCTcaacaaacaaaagaagttCATTAAATGAACCACTGCAACTTTGACAAAGCTCTTCATTTTGGGGAAGGAGCAGAACTAACAAAATCAGTTATTCACATACCTCTAACTTAATTAAAGAGCCTTGTAAAATTGCTCCTGTCCTCAAGTTTTTCCTCATAATGGTCCATCTAAATCCCTCAAACCACATGGAAAATACTGCAGAGGCTTACTCTGTGCCTCAGTAAAGCTGGAAAATCAACCAGGATTCCTCATTTTTGTCACTGTTATGATTCACTCTTTTGAAAGCCGTAACAGTGCCTTATTTGACAGGTTTTGCTTCTATCAAGGCTGAAAGCAAAATATGAGAAGCTGCAAAAGTTAACACTAACACCTGGTATTTACATAGAGCTTTTCTCTTATAGCAAATTCTAGAGTGACTGAAACAGAACTGAACAAACTTCATCCTCCCCAGCCAGGCAGCACACCCGTGGTAACACACAGCAAGGCTCTTCACGCAGTCACCAGCATCAGTCTGGCTGTGATGGAGATGTTTTGAAAATTAAAGCCATTACTGGTTGCATTTACTTTGTCTATAAGGAAGTGAAATAGCACAACAGTGCCCTGTGTCTTTCCAGAAGGCCCAGTAGAGAATTATCTTCAGAGCTGGGTATTGTTTATTCCTTTACTATGTGGCATAGAGGAAATTACCCCAATGTCTGCAGGTGGGTTGACTCAAGGCAAGCCTAGTGTCTTTAGCTTCAAATATCCTACTAAGAAACAATGCTACAAGTTTATCTCTTCATTTTTTGGGGTGTTATTTAAGACCTGGGTGAAAAGCCAGGTTGAGTTTGCTCTAGTTATACTCTCCAAAATACCAACATCTCTTTTACAATCACAGTTATAGTAGGTGTGTCATTTTCATCCCTAGACAATGACTGATTTTTAATATCAGTGACTTACCCAATGGCCTCACGTGTGCACTTCTCACTTGTCTTCTTACCTgcaaaagggaaacaaaaaataTCGATTACAATAATTGCTCatttaaggaagaaaaatgtactgagggctggagcacttccgctatggggagaggctgagagaattagGGCTGTTCAacttgggagaggagaaggctccagggagaccttatagcagccttccaggacctgaagggggctacaagaaagctggggagagactattttaccagggcttgtagtgataggatgagaatacactgaagctggaggaggagagatttagcCTAGAGACTGCGgtaaaattctttacagtaaggatggtgagacactggaacaggttgcccagggaggctgtgaatgaccccttcctggaggtgttcaaggccagtctgaatgaggccttgagcaacctggtctagtgcaaggggtccctgcccatggcaaggtgattggaactagatgatctttagtcCTCAAATAGCACTCCTCAGAGTGCAAGTGTGTGAGAAATGTAAACAGACTTTCACTGTAGTTTTATCAGATTTACTGCATGTATCTGAAGCTTTGCCAGGTTGAACAAATGTGTGTCCTGCCTCTTGCTGCAGGTGGCACAGTCTCAGTGATgctctgcaggtgctctggaCCTGCATGCTCAGaggtttcctctcctccccaggatTACACAGCCACTATATACTTGCGGCAGCACTGGACAGACCCCAGGCTGGTCTTTCAAGGCAACAAGAGCTTCACGCTGGATGCTCGCCTGGTGGAACTGCTCTGGGTACCAGACACATACATCGTGGAGTCAAAAAGGTCCTTCCTGCACGATGTCACTGTGGGGAACCGGCTCATAAGATTGTTCTCTAATGGCACTATCCTGTATGCCCTAAGGTAAATCAACTTCTAGCTTTGCAGATGATGATGGTTCAGAATAGACTTCCAGAACTGGGCTGCACAGGAGCAGATGCCAGCTGTCACAAGGAATGAGGCTGGGGTCAACAAGCCAAAGGTGTCTagcgataggacaagggaggaatACTTTTATGCTGAGGGAAAGTAGGTTTAGAccagatcttaggaagaagttcttcagcataaggATGGTGATATtctggaatagactgcccaggaaggttgtggctgcccctccctggaggtggtcaaggccaggttgggtgaggcctttaGCAATCAAGTCTAGtgaagaggtgtccctgcccatggcagggggatcaGAGAAGATGAtctctcaggtcccttccaacctaagccattctgtgattcttttcccACAGAATCACTACCACTGTCGCTTGTAACATGGACCTGTCAAAATACCCCATGGACACACAGAcgtgcaggctgcagcttgaAAGCTGTAAGTAGAACATTCTACCAAAAAATCCAGAATTTCCTTTGAATTTGTTTCTTCAGATGTAAATGCACATCTTGAATATTTGGATTTATCACAGTGGTCTTCTAGAGTAGACTTTTGTTCTGCTACTAATGCTAAtattcaaaagaaaacaaaagcttgtGGTGCTGTCCACATTTTAGAGGATTCCTGCCACTGTGCAATGTATATAGCCAGAGTGGTAATAAATACTTTCATTAAAATGCAGATAGTTCAGTTCTGCATGGAAAGGATGAAGTAAGAACAGCTGGTTTTCAAAATTCAATCTGTTTTGCACAGCTCCTTCAAAACTAACTTCTAAGTTAAGTGTATGTGACAGAGAAACAACTTTTCACATCTTGAGGTATCTACCACAAATTGCACCTCACAAACCTCCACCATAATGTGACAATGCGAAGGGCTGTTCGTGAGTTGAATGTACTTGTCCAACTCATGGACTGAAAGTCAGCAAACCCAGCTCTGTGGTATATGCCTCTCCTTGAGGGCTGTTACAGTGATGCAGATGGTGAGACCTTTGACAAAAAGAGGAGTCTCAAGGAAAGAATTGGGCAGGAAGTTTTGCTCTCAATTATATTAAAAGCTCATCCATGGCAGGAAAATTTGGGGACACTACAGGGCTCTTAGCCAGGagctcagcaagagcagcagtgctgttctGTGGCTGTGAAGCTCCACAAGAATAAGCAAGCATCTCCCActtgatgtcacagaaagaaaTGTCTGAAATCTCAGTGCTGGAGAGAACAAGTCTTAACTTCTGGGGTTGCAGCAGGAAGCACCTAGGGAAACACATATTATTTTCACATTAAAATCGTATTAGCTCACCATGGTTAACTTTATTACAAAGAATAGCTCCTGAAATAATAAtgattggcctcttctgctaAAGCGTAGCTTGTTTGGGCCAGTTGTAGAAGTGATTGGGTCCTACATCATGCTCAGTTGCTGTATAATTCCAATGAAATTACATGCACATTGCCCACTGGAGATTTCATTAGGATAAGTGCCCAGAAAAAATGCTACTTCAATATATGCCAGATAAATTAACAGCAATCTATCATTTATTATAAAATCTTCTCCAGTAACCACCATTTATAAAACTGCTTAGAAACTTTGCAAAGCCACATGCTTAGACCTCTACACAGGGATTTGTACCCTGGACACCTAATTTAGAAGTTCATCACACTCAAGCTCTGGTAATTTGTGTCTAATAAGAAAACACAATTAGATAAAAATAGAGCTGCAACTGCATCTTATTCCTCCTACCAGGACAAACAGGCTATTACCCGAATCAAAGCGTCCCTACTCATTTTCTCAAAGAAGGGCACTTAATAAAAGAATCAAATTAGTGAGATTGATGTGCCTGTTTCCTAAATTAAGTGAGGTGTTTGAAATGAATGGCAGGCTGGTGACTTGGTACAAGCTTTATCCTGCAGGCTGAGGTATCCCTCAGTCCAACCTGTGGTCATGTTCTGCCATCATTTACATTCCTGGAGGCAGTTATTCAGCTGGCATATGTGGAGTTTACTGATAACTGTCTGAATCATTGATCTCATCCGTCCCAGCAGTTTGAGGCAGGAATTTAGTGTTGCCTAAATGTTGGATGTGTTTATTTGATCTCAGCCTTTGGGGATAGGAGGAATGATTTGGAGAAAAAGCTGTTTTTATGGGCAAGTTTTCTGGATGATGCATATCCAGTCAGAAGAGCCTGGTTGACAACCAGTCAGTGCTCTCAGCTCCAGGCTCTTGACCAACTGAAAACACCTTTTCTGGTATTTTCAAGCACTTGAATAGACAATTCAGTGAAATCTGCTTCTTCTGCCTGGTTTGGACTCAATGGAATCTGTATTCTCTTTTTTAACCGCTGTGTTTCTCCTGTTCCACTCCCATGCATGAAGAGACTGTTCGAGAGTTGGTTGCTGCAGTATTTTCACCTTGCAGCAGCTGATCAAACTCTGGATGGCAGGACTGTCTTGtctttttaaatgttttggtatttaaaaataaaaatgccaCATGTAAATGCTTGAAGCAggttttcagcagctctgcatctcaTGCATTGCTTGCAGTAGCATGTGCAACCTCAAAGTCCACCAGGGAAAGAGCACCCAATGTTCACCCAGTGTTCACATGCCTGGATCATGTTCGTGCTCAGGAGACAAAGCAGGGCAGTGGCTTTTACTGGCTACAATACAGTAATACAGGTCTGTATGTTATTTTCAGGGGGGTACGATGAAAACGATGTCACCTTCACATGGCTGAGAGGAAATGACTCTGTCCATGGCATAGAAAAACTACGGCTCTCGCAGTACACAGTGGAGAGTTACTATACCCTGGTCTCGAAGTCACAGCAGGAAACAGGTAaatcagagaaagaaagaagcaagaaAAGTTTTGGATTATTTCCTCCCCCAACTCCCTTCCCATCTATGGGCCAGGATCTCTTTGGACACTACAGCTcaatcctgcagcagcacaccacAGCAAATCTTAAGAGATGGGACAGAAAGCTTGTGAAATCCAGTGGCAACTTCCACCAAGAGATGAGGCTTTTGATCACTATTTTCACTTGATTCAAACTATAAATACTCAGGAGAGACACATTTACACTAACTGAGAGTAAAATTAACTTTTACAATATACTTTTGTTTGTAAATTACGATTCCATCACGATGGGATAAGATCATCAGAATTCAGTGTCTTTGTACATCAGAATTCAATGTCTTTTTCATTATCCGTGTACAGACTCTTCCCTGCAGTCACAGACACTATGAAAGGCGCAACACTTCCTTAGAATGACCAGGTTTTAAAAATAACaatgttttgttgtttgctgcAGTGTACACAGCCCTGGGACAACATGGGGTTTGTTTCTACATTTCAAAGGGAACTATTGTTTGCCCAGCAGAAATCTCTCCTGCAAAGACTTGCAGTCCAGCCCTGCAACTGTTACAGCAGTGCTACAGCAAACTGATTTTTTAAAAACTGGCTGCATTTTTTAAGCACAAAAAGAAACAACTATCAAAGATCACCAATCCCTAATTATTAGAGAGGGGCTAACTAACTCCCCGTGATGACAAAATATTGGGATGCCCTGGGATGTGAGCCAGGGCGTGCTGAAATAAGGAGAAAAACGTTCTGGTTATTTCTCAGGCATCAGATAAGAGGGAACTTGTCAGTGTCCCTTCAGAGCGGGCATTGGGAGGAATTGGAAGTAATCTGGAGTACTGCTGAGTATGACAGCAGGTGGGAACCATCAGTCCTCCTCTGCTCTATGACACTACTATAAAGCATTTTCACGGTGGATTAAGTTCAGGAGCCCCTTTGCAAACCACACATTCTTTTAGACGTCTTTTACCCAACAGCGCTGTGTGCATGTGCCCTCTCACCTAGGACCTGTTAGGTAAGCAGGACCTCCAAGGCAAGATGTCAAGGTTGTGTAAGTAACACCTCTCCCAGGCTAGTGCTGTGTTTTTTCCTTCCATGAACAGGCATTTACCCACGACTGATACTGCAGTTTAAACTGAGAAGAAATGTCCTTTACTTCGTTTTGGAGACCTATGTACCCTCCACTCTGCTTGTCATGTTGTCCTGGGTTTCATTTTGGATCACATTGGATTCAGTGCCTGCAAGAACCTGCATTGGTGAGTTATTGGTGAGTTAAGCAGGCAGGggagtgtctgagggctggatTAGACAATAGTTTTcctgagctctctgctcagTGACAAAAGAACTTCTCAGGTTATATTGTGGCAGAGCTGGACTAGCAGCACAAAGCATGGAGAGTCCCCTGCAGCTGGTACACTTGCTCACCCACAGAACTGTGTATGACCAAGACTGCCAGAGGAttcacagcagagaagaggacAGAGCACATGTTCTTTGTGATGTGCTTGGGAGGGTGGGGGGATGGTTTTCAGTTTTCTAAAAGTAAGAAAAATAAAGGCCAAGTGTCTATTGGAGCCAAGTTGTCAAAGGCAGGGAAAGCTTGTATGAAGCTAATAGCTAGGGCTACAAAAGCATTGCAGCTGGTGATCTGGATTTGGTAAGAAATAATGTACTTTGTCTGGCTAGCAACAGTGACAACATATGCAAAAGGAAAGGCCAAGCCTCCTTTAGAATGTCCACAAAAGGTGgtctttcctttcctgctttccAAGGAGTAACAACAGTGCTTTCCATGACAACTCTGATGATCGGCTCACGGAGTTCACTTTCAAAAACCAACTGTTTCATCAAGGCCATTGATGTTTACCTTGGCATCTGCTTCACCTTCATCTTTGGTGCCCTTGTGGAATATGCAGTGGCTCACTACAGCTCATCACAAAAGTGTGCAGCTAAAACAACTCAGGAGGTAAAGCATTTTCTATTTTAATAAGCCTGGTTATCTCAGTTCAACAATGAATTAGTTCTCCATTAACTGACCAAGGCAAACAGTCTTCTTGCTATGGGTGCAGTAACAATTGCTTCTCCTGGTGGTCAACAAATGTAAGGTTATGTGTACCACAGATACATGAATTGGACTAGACCGCTGTGTCCCTGACGCAGACTTCTACAAAGCAGCTTTAGCTGACAGTCACATTAGAGTAACAGGACCACATTTAGGAAAGCCCTTTGGCCTACTGCTAGAACTGGGTCTGTAGCTCTGAGCTGAGGTCCTGTGGGAGCATGAAACACCTCTATTCCTTCCAAAATGCAGCCAAAGAGCAGCCTAACACACCTCCTTGCTCTTTGATGGAATAACTCTGATTGAGATACTCATCTGGAAGGTCATTTCCTCTGCCAGACAGAAGTGGACCCCTACAGTATCAGCCATCAGTCTTATAGTGTTCTGTAGATGCTGGGAAAAACAGTGCTCTGTTTCAGTGTGAGAAATTAAGTATGAGTGTAGTTCAGTGGTTGTCCACTGTCCTCATCTAGAGGGAAAAGAGGTTTCTCACCTCAATGATGAATTAACACAGCCATTAAGTTACAGTGTAGACATGAAGAGATGGATGTCTTGTAGAAGAAAAATGTTGGGTTGCTCAGTGACATAAATTGAGACTTGCTCAAAGATCTTAAAACAGCTCTAGAAATACAGTGGTAAAAACAGGCAAACAAGCAGCCCTCTGACTCTTAaaaccagccagcagctgaaaggCATGTCTGAACACTGGCATGGACATTTGTGAAGCCCTGCTCTTTTATCTTTATCCTTACAGTCTCCTTAAAGCACTCTTGCTCTGCAGAAGACAAACCCTAAAACTAACTCTCATTTCCTAGGGGCTTGCAAATGACCTTACCAAGGAAATGGAAGAAGTCAACATTGCCAACATCCTCACCAGCTATAAACAGAAAATCAGCTTTTCAAGCATTGAGATCTCCAGTGATAACATTAACTGCAGTGACCTGACCATGAAAACTCGTGA
The window above is part of the Pogoniulus pusillus isolate bPogPus1 chromosome 22, bPogPus1.pri, whole genome shotgun sequence genome. Proteins encoded here:
- the GABRP gene encoding gamma-aminobutyric acid receptor subunit pi isoform X2; the encoded protein is MFCRDFCLLSLCLFLLPQRCSLGHLSSSRSGDTTSLPGFENLTMGYNKYLRPYFGGEPVQIAMSLDIASISSVSESDMDYTATIYLRQHWTDPRLVFQGNKSFTLDARLVELLWVPDTYIVESKRSFLHDVTVGNRLIRLFSNGTILYALRITTTVACNMDLSKYPMDTQTCRLQLESWGYDENDVTFTWLRGNDSVHGIEKLRLSQYTVESYYTLVSKSQQETGIYPRLILQFKLRRNVLYFVLETYVPSTLLVMLSWVSFWITLDSVPARTCIGVTTVLSMTTLMIGSRSSLSKTNCFIKAIDVYLGICFTFIFGALVEYAVAHYSSSQKCAAKTTQEGLANDLTKEMEEVNIANILTSYKQKISFSSIEISSDNINCSDLTMKTREKIKCVLRNKIHRIIGYFTIQNPSNIDHYSKLLFPLFFMVVNVFYWAYYLYF
- the GABRP gene encoding gamma-aminobutyric acid receptor subunit pi isoform X1: MFCRDFCLLSLCLFLLPQRRCSLGHLSSSRSGDTTSLPGFENLTMGYNKYLRPYFGGEPVQIAMSLDIASISSVSESDMDYTATIYLRQHWTDPRLVFQGNKSFTLDARLVELLWVPDTYIVESKRSFLHDVTVGNRLIRLFSNGTILYALRITTTVACNMDLSKYPMDTQTCRLQLESWGYDENDVTFTWLRGNDSVHGIEKLRLSQYTVESYYTLVSKSQQETGIYPRLILQFKLRRNVLYFVLETYVPSTLLVMLSWVSFWITLDSVPARTCIGVTTVLSMTTLMIGSRSSLSKTNCFIKAIDVYLGICFTFIFGALVEYAVAHYSSSQKCAAKTTQEGLANDLTKEMEEVNIANILTSYKQKISFSSIEISSDNINCSDLTMKTREKIKCVLRNKIHRIIGYFTIQNPSNIDHYSKLLFPLFFMVVNVFYWAYYLYF